The following is a genomic window from Desulforhopalus sp..
CGGTAATCATGGTTATGTCCTCAGAAAAGCCAACAGGATATCCCCATGGCCTAAAATGAATTTACATAAATAATAAGCAGTTATGACTGGTCATCCGGAAGATCGAGGTCGTCTTTGTCGGTTTCGGGATTTTTCTGCTTTTCCAGTTTTTGCTGGCGTTTTTCTTCTTTTTTCTTCTTTTTAGCCAGCTCTTTCTGGCGCTTTTCAAATGAATAGTTGGGTTTCGCCATAAGAGTCTCCTTCCGTTGTGTTGCCTTTGGATAACGATATAACCAGAAAGGTCCCTGGGGATAATCCGCAGGTTGTGCGGAAAAATCTCTGAGGGACCCGTCTGGTTATTGTCAGGTCATGCAAAAACCCCGGACATCACCGGGGTCTTGCCAAGCGTTTGCGACGAGCTGTTATTGCTGAACAACGTTTGCGGCTGCCGGACCTTTGGGGCCGTCGACGACCTCGAAGGTAACTCGCGCACCTTCCTCCAGGGATTTAAAGCCCTGGGCCTGAATGGCAGTGTGGTGAACAAAGATATCCTTGCCGCCGTCCTGCTCAATGAATCCAAAACCTTTTGCATCGTTAAACCATTTTACTGTTCCTTGTGCCATCTTGTACTACTCCTTTGTTCGGGGGTTTTCCCCCTTTGTCATGTAGCCGAAATATCACCTGACACTTCGACTGGAAGTCTGGGAATCCAGACAAAAAAATTCTATTACCGCTGGTACGGCTTTCTTGTGCCGAAATCGAAGGCACAGGCCTTATCGCGTCGGCTTTTTCCTTCAGTGGTCCGAGGGGTAGCTTTCTTTGCTCGAGGCATCTGCCGGGTTGAGGTTTCACGTCTTTCGTCCCGGCGGTCTTCTTCCATTGAAGGTGCAAAAACGGGGGTAATTTCGCGGGTCATTTTTTTACCGAGAGTACGCTCGATCAGTGCAACCATCTTGCCATCTTCGTGGCCGGCGAAAGTCAATGCCTGGCCGGTGCGGGACGCTCGACCGGTACGCCCGGTCCGGTGGGTGTAGGTTTCGGCGGTATCCGGCATGTCATAATTAATGACGTGGGAAATACCGGTCACATCAATGCCTCGGGCGGCAATGTCTGTTGCAACGAGGATCTTATAGGTGCCGTCGCGAAAACCGTCAAGCGCCTGTTGGCGCTTCTGTTGAGAAAGGTTTCCTTGTATCGACGCGGCATTGAAGCCTGAAGACTCCAGCTG
Proteins encoded in this region:
- a CDS encoding cold shock domain-containing protein, encoding MAQGTVKWFNDAKGFGFIEQDGGKDIFVHHTAIQAQGFKSLEEGARVTFEVVDGPKGPAAANVVQQ